One Glycine max cultivar Williams 82 chromosome 4, Glycine_max_v4.0, whole genome shotgun sequence DNA segment encodes these proteins:
- the LOC102661830 gene encoding inactive protein RESTRICTED TEV MOVEMENT 2: protein MIKKHRIHSRIAVLNLLKLKGKKIKSKHNCRKMATTQSFEDLEAKYETKETSESVILVVHIPDGFVREHIGAKIEYEFSRVRIHGERSLGNNKRARFNALYQFPEYCDINKIKGKFDGKTVIITIPTIPGKVPKLETQPTEQEPPKEPSEEEESNPEEEKEGTPTDDNQDSKEEANHVTSTPPNATQESMHQKDQEGIPQKATLTKVESEKHVGQEASTSTPPKDTQESKGQEGIPTKDTITKVDSKKQVAHEASSTSSQDTPESKAQKGQEEICTKDTITKVDSKIQVGHEGSTSTPSQDTEESMPQKGQEVIPPNATLAKNGKLQGEQNSEGEIDENVEKQKLVEKEETEDHSKKTWESGKPPEKAMVDDSPNKEGKEESKGLGPSEGEKRREINGKIGNNVGKKSDKKAIPESTTRARIKEVAASASQAITSLAKKFNEEDKQRIVYMGAAVLVVALGVYGTYKLRSRRP, encoded by the exons ATGATCAAGAAACATCGTATCCATTCTCGCATTGCCGTACTTAATTTgctgaaattgaaaggaaaaaaaataaaatcaaagcaCAATTGTAGGAAAATGGCTACCACGCAATCCTTCGAAGATTTGGAAGCGAAATATGAAACAAAGGAAACTTCTGAATCAGTCATCTTAGTTGTTCACATTCCTGATG GTTTTGTACGAGAGCATATTGGAGCAAAAATTGAGTACGAGTTTTCAAGGGTGAGAATTCATGGCGAACGATCACTTGGAAACAATAAAAGGGCACGTTTCAATGCATTATATCAATTTCCAGAGTATTGTGACATTAACAAAATTAAGGGAAAGTTTGATGGAAAAACTGTCATCATTACAATACCAACAATTCCAGGGAAAGTCCCTAAGCTAGAAACACAACCAACTGAACAAGAACCACCCAAAGAACcatcagaagaagaagaatcaaatccagaggaagaaaaagaaggtaCTCCTACAGATGATAATCAAGACAGTAAAGAAGAAGCTAATCATGTGACTTCGACTCCACCAAATGCCACACAAGAGTCCATGCATCAAAAGGATCAAGAGGGAATTCCCCAAAAAGCTACACTTACCAAAGTTGAAAGTGAAAAACATGTTGGTCAAGAGGCTTCAACTTCAACCCCACCAAAAGACACACAAGAGTCTAAGGGTCAAGAAGGAATTCCCACAAAAGATACTATTACAAAAGTTGATAGTAAAAAACAAGTTGCTCATGAGGCTTCTTCAACCTCATCACAGGACACACCAGAGTCTAAGGCTCAAAAGGGTCAAGAAGAAATTTGCACAAAAGATACTATAACAAAAGTTGATAGTAAAATACAAGTAGGTCATGAGGGTTCAACTTCAACACCATCACAAGACACAGAAGAATCTATGCCTCAAAAGGGTCAAGAAGTAATTCCCCCAAATGCTACACTAGCAAAAAATGGCAAGCTTCAAGGAGAGCAAAATTCTGAAGGAGAAATTGACGAAAATGTGGAAAAGCAAAAGCTTGTTGAAAAGGAAGAAACTGAAGACCATTCCAAGAAGACTTGGGAATCAGGAAAGCCACCTGAAAAGGCTATGGTGGATGATTCCCCTAACAAGGAAGGGAAGGAAGAAAGCAAAGGTTTGGGCCCATCTGAAGGAGAGAAGAGAAGGGAAATAAATGGTAAAATTGGCAATAATGTTGGAAAAAAGAGTGATAAGAAGGCCATTCCTGAATCAACAACAAGGGCAAGAATTAAGGAAGTGGCTGCTTCTGCTTCTCAAGCTATAACTAGTCTAGCCAAGAAATTCAATGAAGAAGATAAACAAAGGATAGTATACATGGGTGCAGCAGTTCTTGTGGTGGCACTTGGAGTTTATGGTACCTACAAGCTTCGTTCACGTAGACCATAG
- the LOC100815579 gene encoding uncharacterized protein, with amino-acid sequence MEGETSYTVGPPPIFYGEEYELWATRMTTHLEALVSQVVEENYDVLELPLNPMVAHMKNHRERNTKKAKAKNCLFSVVSKIIFTRIMNFKSAKQIWDYLRSEYQGCERTKGMQVLNLGREFNMQSMKEIETIKGYTDRLLGIANRVRFLGKDFPDERIVQKILVTIPEKYESKISALEESKDL; translated from the coding sequence ATGGAGGGAGAAACATCATACACAGTAGGTCCACCACCAATTTTTTATGGTGAAGAGTACGAATTATGGGCTACAAGGATGACCACTCATCTTGAAGCTTTGGTTTCACAAGTAGTAGAAGAAAACTATGATGTTCTTGAACTACCTTTAAATCCAATGGTGGCTCACATGAAGAATCATAGAGAGAGGAATACCAAAAAGGCTAAGGCTAAAAATTGCCTTTTCTCTGTTgtgtcaaaaattatttttacaagaaTTATGAACTTCAAGTCTGCCAAACAGATTTGGGATTATCTTAGATCAGAATATCAAGGCTGTGAAAGAACCAAAGGCATGCAAGTACTCAACTTGGGCAGAGAATTCAATATGCAGAGCATGAAAGAGATTGAAACAATTAAAGGCTACACTGACCGGCTATTAGGTATAGCAAATAGAGTGAGGTTTCTTGGGAAGGACTTTCCTGATGAAAGAATAGTGCAAAAAATACTGGTCACTATACCCGAGAAGTATGAATCGAAGATATCAGCATTGGAGGAGTCTAAAGACCTGTAA